In the genome of Bosea sp. ANAM02, the window GCCGCAATCTCCGGCTGGAGACGCGCGTCCATGTCGAGCGCATCGTCTTCGAGGACGGGCGGGCCAAGGCCGTCGAATTCACCCATGGGCTGGGCACGCCGAGCGAGGAGAAGCTGCGGGTCGAGATCAGTGGTGAGGTCGTGCTGTCCGCCGGGGCCGTCGCCTCTCCGCTCCTGCTCGAACGTTCCGGCATCGGCAGCGGGGGGCGTTTGCAAGGGCTCGGTATCGAGACACTGGTCGATGCGCCCGGCGTCGGCGAGAACCTGCAGGACCATCTCCAGATCCGGCCGGTCTACAAGGTGCATGGCGTCAAGACGCTGAACAGCGACTATGCCAGGCTCTGGCGCCGGCCGCTGATGGCGCTGGAATGGGCGGCCTTGCGCACGGGACCGCTGACGATGGCGCCCTCGCAGGTCGGCGCCTTCGCCAGGTCCTCGCCGCAATATGCCACCGCCAATCTGCAGTACCATTTCCAGCCGCTTTCGCTCGATAGCTGGGGTTCCGGCCTGCATCCGTTCGATGCCTTCACCGCGAGCGTCTGCAATCTCAGGCCGACGAGCCGCGGCAGCGTGCATCTGCGCTCGGCCGATGTTCGCGACACGCCGGTGATCTCGCCGAATTATTTCGACACAGAGGAGGACCGGCAGGTCGCGGTCGACGCGATGAAGCTGACGCGCCGGATCGTGTCGCAGGCACCGCTCGCCCGCTTTCGCCCGGAGGAGCACATGCCGGGCGAGGCCGCCCAGTCGGACGAGGCCCTGCTGGAGGCGGCCGCCAAGCTCGGCACCACGATCTTCCACCCCGTCGGCACGGCCCGGATGGGCAGCGACGACGATCCGGGCGCGGTTCTCGATGGGCGGCTCAGGGTGCGCGGCGTCGCGGGCCTGCGCGTCATCGACGCATCGGTGATGCCGACGATCACCTCGGGCAACACCGCCAATCCGACGATGATGATCGCCGAGAAGGGCGTGGCGATGCTGAAGGAAGACGCGCGCCGCTAGACGCCGCCGGGGCCGGGCGGCATGGAATTGCCGCAAATCGCGATCTATGAATCGGATCGCGATGCCAGACGACCTTTCGCCCTCG includes:
- a CDS encoding GMC family oxidoreductase N-terminal domain-containing protein — encoded protein: MPDPASTDRRLIGTFDYVVIGAGSAGCVVANRLAADSQTKVLVLEAGGMDDWIWFHIPVGYLFAIGNPRADWQFQTEPQAGLGGRALAYPRGKVVGGSSAINAMVYMRGQAADYDGWRQRGLAGWGWDDVLPYFLKHEDHIAPPPGGLHKAGGEWRVEHPRVRWAILNAIRDAAEAAGIAKIPDFNMGDNEGSSYFQVNQRRGRRLSAYGAFLKPLLREKERRNLRLETRVHVERIVFEDGRAKAVEFTHGLGTPSEEKLRVEISGEVVLSAGAVASPLLLERSGIGSGGRLQGLGIETLVDAPGVGENLQDHLQIRPVYKVHGVKTLNSDYARLWRRPLMALEWAALRTGPLTMAPSQVGAFARSSPQYATANLQYHFQPLSLDSWGSGLHPFDAFTASVCNLRPTSRGSVHLRSADVRDTPVISPNYFDTEEDRQVAVDAMKLTRRIVSQAPLARFRPEEHMPGEAAQSDEALLEAAAKLGTTIFHPVGTARMGSDDDPGAVLDGRLRVRGVAGLRVIDASVMPTITSGNTANPTMMIAEKGVAMLKEDARR